One window of the Archangium primigenium genome contains the following:
- a CDS encoding translocation/assembly module TamB, giving the protein MTTATAPTPPPPSKPRRWGRRLLWGLLGLVGLVLLLVVGALAYLMSPPGEARLRDFAVAQANEQLMGHLEVGGLALSPRSVMLTGVTLDDPEGERVVELGRLEVRFALLPLLGQHVRVRSVVLGEPHLTLRQDARGLNLSRAVAMKNPSPPEPEDPNAPRGKLRFTLESLRLEGGQVSLVTVSPEGNQEVRLETLDATGAASWAAATEALAAKLDATAALDKPQRGPVRLAVSAQGEEGALSGDVDFTAPGLVLQASGGMEGEKQLHAEVKRLTLEPTLGRAVLPSYPLAAPVSLAGTVGMTGDVVKVDLNAQAADGTLTAQGAVDLEKFTTDGFTARLRGLDLAKLLGGGPAATLAADLSVKGGGKSLDTLDGQLDFSMPASPIAGQQLGPVEMHVNAKQGRFTLARLQALAPGVTLTADGVATQQDVNLKGQLLADNLGTFAGTVGRLGGGEPLPLSGKGALSFNVSGPLQAPAVSLVGGFDTVAWADTAVKALTVDVRMPDVTQPLITDARIRARELSAGGRDYQNLAATLATQGRKLDLSLTTEGQENLTLALAGLVDKDNQGLTLDDLTLRYPEEGWTLKSPTHVAWGKAVEIKPALTLTSGEQLLSLGLRMEGTRLQAHTELRAFDLSRLPKAFLPPDFDVEGLLSGTVAVSGTTARPDARAQMTLRGGRYQQYDDLAFEVDARYVGDKAKGTFSASAPAFRVSSRFDVPVQALLKQRREAVDLLVTVDHLDLGPTLRMAQQPETVTGQVTGTLTLKGMANDPRLQLTLKGSELRYWGATATEAAPVIIAPGALPADMLGKPLAFELTAQSDEKDGALSASLHLDGLAEKATASLATPFTLGRLIAKTPTSTQMMNTPMRAIDAEISELPLTLLAQFGFATEAGGTLSMKTHLTGPVLSPVGELTLTAKRATVNGVVPIDGDLALTTSASAVKVKLVAKRDATLLAQLEAQVNASLEALQDQDVVGRVPFTLSAKAGPISQRELEGLASVSPKAGALARCRAGERVFAQPSDSGTPQNVIALTLRARGTLEDPQVDLTAGLQNIGVDQMGLGHASVHYTYADAKSAFEALLTSPTGGTLMARGSAKQDLSLSTLRKGMDPNRIPIEVQLDSHQFDLGFLSGSQLPMVRTLGGELIMEKFRVDGTVGSPVIKGRVEWNKGRLALEGLGDYRDVHVALRVDDQRMELTDFSAKSGGGSLQLKARGDRTPSGAYVLSGEGQMDDFPLVLDDQLFAILQLRTQFEGDISKSTQFVNVKNLSIPELHVKLPDAKRKDLQPLERPEGIVLTCAGEPLNPPKTASAEASADGATPGSATGGAGPSSATRRIRVTLNAPRNLWVQGADVNVELGLSENFYVETADTLTMNGNVLVKRGDVEVLGRRFSVQNSSQVRFTGPPAAPYINATAEYKNESAGVTVYVAVRGQGKDFTIKPTSDPPLAETDIYTLLATGRRTLKAGGSGASMNQGQVASVLGSVLAAQAKKAISAKVPLDVLSIESGDEGLAGARLEVGKYLTDKLYLGYSGRIGTPQNQSTTRRENANSVRLEYQFGPRWGVEAQYGDAQVGGADLLWSNEY; this is encoded by the coding sequence TTGACCACCGCCACCGCGCCCACCCCTCCGCCGCCCTCCAAGCCCCGCCGCTGGGGACGCCGCCTGCTCTGGGGGCTGCTCGGCCTGGTGGGCCTGGTGCTCCTGCTCGTCGTGGGAGCGCTCGCGTACCTGATGAGCCCGCCGGGCGAGGCCCGGCTGCGGGACTTCGCGGTGGCGCAAGCCAACGAACAATTGATGGGGCACCTGGAGGTGGGCGGCCTGGCGCTCAGTCCGCGCTCGGTGATGCTCACCGGGGTGACCCTGGATGATCCCGAAGGCGAGCGGGTGGTGGAGCTCGGCCGCCTGGAGGTGCGCTTCGCCCTCTTGCCCCTGCTCGGCCAGCACGTGCGCGTGCGCTCGGTGGTGCTGGGTGAGCCCCACCTGACGCTGCGCCAGGACGCGCGGGGCCTCAACCTCTCGCGCGCCGTGGCGATGAAGAACCCCTCCCCGCCCGAGCCCGAGGATCCGAACGCCCCGCGTGGAAAGCTGCGCTTCACCCTGGAGTCCCTGCGGCTCGAGGGCGGCCAGGTGTCGCTGGTGACGGTGAGCCCCGAGGGCAACCAGGAGGTGCGCCTGGAGACGCTGGACGCCACGGGCGCGGCCTCGTGGGCGGCGGCCACCGAGGCCCTGGCCGCGAAGCTCGACGCCACCGCGGCGCTGGACAAGCCCCAGCGCGGGCCGGTGCGCCTGGCGGTGTCCGCGCAAGGAGAGGAAGGCGCCCTGAGCGGCGACGTGGACTTCACCGCCCCGGGGCTCGTGCTCCAGGCGAGCGGTGGCATGGAGGGGGAGAAGCAGCTGCACGCCGAGGTGAAGCGCCTCACGCTCGAGCCCACGCTGGGGCGCGCCGTGCTGCCCTCCTACCCGCTGGCCGCGCCGGTGTCCCTGGCGGGCACCGTGGGCATGACGGGGGACGTGGTGAAGGTGGACCTCAACGCCCAGGCCGCGGACGGCACGCTCACGGCCCAGGGCGCGGTGGACCTCGAGAAGTTCACCACGGACGGCTTCACCGCGCGCCTGCGCGGCCTGGACCTGGCGAAGCTGCTGGGCGGCGGCCCCGCGGCCACGCTCGCCGCGGACCTGAGCGTCAAGGGCGGCGGCAAGAGCCTGGACACGCTCGACGGCCAGCTCGACTTCTCCATGCCCGCCTCGCCCATCGCGGGCCAGCAGCTCGGCCCCGTGGAGATGCACGTGAACGCCAAGCAGGGCCGCTTCACGCTCGCCCGGCTCCAGGCGCTCGCCCCGGGCGTGACGCTCACCGCGGATGGCGTCGCCACGCAGCAGGACGTCAACCTCAAGGGCCAGCTGCTCGCGGACAACCTGGGCACCTTCGCCGGCACCGTGGGCCGGCTGGGCGGCGGCGAGCCCCTGCCCCTGTCGGGCAAGGGCGCCCTGAGCTTCAACGTCTCCGGGCCCTTGCAGGCGCCCGCGGTGAGCCTGGTGGGCGGCTTCGACACGGTCGCCTGGGCGGACACCGCCGTGAAGGCGCTCACCGTGGACGTGCGCATGCCCGACGTCACCCAGCCGCTCATCACCGACGCGCGCATCCGGGCACGTGAGCTGAGCGCCGGGGGCCGGGACTACCAGAACCTCGCCGCCACGCTCGCCACCCAGGGCCGCAAGCTCGACCTGTCCCTCACCACCGAGGGCCAGGAGAACCTGACGCTCGCGCTCGCGGGCCTCGTGGACAAGGACAACCAGGGCCTCACCCTCGACGACCTCACCCTGCGCTACCCCGAGGAGGGCTGGACGCTCAAGTCCCCCACCCACGTGGCCTGGGGCAAGGCGGTGGAGATCAAGCCCGCGCTCACGCTCACCTCGGGCGAGCAGCTCCTGTCGCTCGGGCTGCGCATGGAGGGCACGCGCCTGCAGGCCCACACGGAGCTGCGCGCCTTCGACCTGTCGCGGCTGCCCAAGGCCTTCCTGCCGCCGGACTTCGACGTGGAGGGCCTCTTGTCCGGCACCGTGGCGGTGAGCGGCACCACCGCGCGTCCGGACGCCCGCGCCCAGATGACGCTGCGCGGGGGCCGCTACCAGCAGTACGACGACCTCGCCTTCGAGGTGGATGCGCGCTACGTGGGCGACAAGGCCAAGGGCACGTTCTCCGCGAGCGCGCCGGCCTTCCGCGTCTCCAGCCGCTTCGACGTGCCGGTGCAGGCCCTGCTCAAGCAGCGCCGCGAGGCCGTGGACCTGCTCGTCACGGTGGACCACCTGGACCTGGGCCCCACGCTGCGCATGGCCCAGCAGCCCGAGACCGTCACCGGCCAGGTGACCGGCACGCTCACGCTCAAGGGCATGGCGAACGATCCGCGCCTCCAGCTCACGCTCAAGGGCTCCGAGCTGCGCTACTGGGGCGCCACCGCCACCGAGGCCGCGCCCGTCATCATCGCGCCCGGCGCCCTGCCCGCCGACATGCTCGGCAAGCCGCTCGCCTTCGAGCTGACGGCCCAGTCCGACGAGAAGGACGGCGCCCTGAGCGCCAGCCTCCACTTGGACGGGCTCGCCGAGAAGGCCACCGCCTCGCTGGCCACGCCCTTCACCCTGGGCCGGCTCATCGCCAAGACACCCACGTCCACGCAGATGATGAACACGCCCATGCGGGCCATCGACGCGGAGATCTCCGAGCTGCCCCTGACGCTGCTGGCCCAGTTCGGCTTCGCCACCGAGGCGGGCGGCACCCTGTCCATGAAGACGCACCTGACGGGCCCCGTGCTCTCGCCCGTGGGTGAGCTCACGCTGACGGCCAAACGCGCCACCGTCAACGGCGTGGTGCCCATCGACGGCGACCTGGCGCTCACCACCAGCGCCTCGGCCGTGAAGGTGAAGCTGGTGGCCAAACGCGACGCCACCCTGCTCGCCCAGTTGGAGGCGCAGGTGAACGCCTCGCTCGAGGCCCTGCAGGATCAGGACGTGGTGGGCCGGGTGCCCTTCACGCTCAGCGCCAAGGCGGGCCCCATCTCCCAGCGCGAGCTGGAGGGCCTGGCCAGCGTGTCCCCCAAGGCCGGCGCGCTCGCCCGCTGCCGCGCCGGGGAGCGCGTCTTCGCCCAGCCCTCGGACTCGGGCACGCCCCAGAACGTGATCGCCCTGACGCTGCGCGCCCGGGGCACGCTGGAGGATCCCCAGGTGGACCTGACCGCCGGGTTGCAGAACATCGGCGTGGACCAGATGGGGCTCGGCCACGCGAGCGTGCACTACACCTACGCCGACGCGAAGTCCGCCTTCGAGGCCCTGCTCACCTCGCCCACCGGCGGCACGCTCATGGCGCGCGGCAGCGCGAAGCAGGACCTGTCCCTGTCCACGCTGCGCAAGGGCATGGACCCCAACCGCATCCCCATCGAGGTGCAGCTCGACTCGCACCAGTTCGACCTGGGCTTTCTCTCCGGCTCCCAGCTGCCCATGGTGCGCACCCTCGGCGGCGAGCTCATCATGGAGAAGTTCCGGGTGGACGGCACCGTCGGCTCGCCCGTCATCAAGGGCCGCGTGGAGTGGAACAAGGGCCGGCTCGCCCTGGAGGGCCTGGGGGACTACCGCGACGTGCACGTGGCCCTGCGCGTGGACGACCAGCGCATGGAGCTCACCGACTTCTCCGCCAAGAGCGGCGGCGGAAGCCTCCAGCTCAAGGCCCGGGGCGATCGCACCCCGTCGGGCGCGTACGTCCTGAGCGGCGAGGGGCAGATGGACGACTTCCCGCTCGTGCTGGACGACCAGCTCTTCGCCATCCTGCAGCTGCGCACCCAGTTCGAGGGGGACATCTCCAAGTCCACGCAGTTCGTGAACGTGAAGAACCTCTCCATCCCCGAGCTGCACGTGAAACTGCCCGACGCCAAGCGCAAGGATTTGCAGCCGCTCGAGCGGCCCGAGGGCATCGTGCTCACGTGCGCGGGCGAGCCGCTCAACCCGCCCAAGACCGCGTCCGCCGAGGCCAGCGCGGACGGCGCGACTCCGGGCAGCGCCACGGGGGGCGCGGGCCCCTCGAGCGCCACGCGCCGCATCCGCGTCACCCTCAACGCCCCGCGCAACCTCTGGGTGCAGGGCGCGGACGTGAACGTGGAGCTCGGCCTGTCGGAGAACTTCTACGTGGAGACCGCGGACACCTTGACCATGAACGGCAACGTGCTCGTCAAGCGCGGCGACGTGGAGGTGCTGGGCCGGCGCTTCAGCGTGCAGAACTCCAGCCAGGTGCGCTTCACGGGCCCGCCCGCCGCGCCGTACATCAACGCCACGGCCGAGTACAAGAACGAGAGCGCGGGCGTCACGGTGTACGTGGCCGTGCGCGGGCAGGGCAAGGACTTCACCATCAAGCCCACGAGTGATCCGCCGCTCGCCGAGACGGACATCTATACGCTGCTGGCCACGGGCCGGCGCACCCTCAAGGCCGGCGGCTCGGGCGCGTCCATGAACCAGGGCCAGGTGGCGTCGGTGCTTGGCTCGGTGCTGGCCGCCCAGGCCAAGAAGGCCATCTCGGCGAAGGTGCCCCTGGACGTGCTGTCCATCGAGTCCGGCGACGAGGGCCTGGCGGGTGCGCGGCTGGAGGTGGGCAAGTACCTCACCGACAAGCTCTACCTGGGCTACAGCGGGCGCATTGGCACGCCGCAGAACCAGTCCACCACCCGGCGGGAGAACGCCAACTCCGTGCGCCTGGAGTACCAGTTCGGCCCGCGCTGGGGCGTGGAGGCCCAGTACGGCGACGCGCAGGTGGGCGGCGCGGACCTGCTCTGGAGCAACGAGTACTGA
- a CDS encoding autotransporter assembly complex protein TamA: protein MLPLVTALAVTAGCAHQRASQPPEQPQVVALDLKGTDQVKASDIKEKILTTKTPWWQRLNPFGKPSTFDPNTWQADLKRIVRYYQAQGFYGARIESSQQEPRGEDKVALEVVINEGAPTLVAAVEVSGLEELPDEHRKKALEGLPVKQGEVFREEQWAGTQEQIQARLHELGYAEAEVGGEVRVDLATQGATVDIRANPGPRYRFGNIFVATDANPQVNPRRIIEQAQGSVKKGEWFTESALSEAQARVFRMGVFGAVKVNRGAPDREARTVPVVVDVREAPFRSVRAGGGIGLDAARQEIRVLGEWTHRNFLGGLRKLTLTSRVGYAFIPNITAAFDRIDTDGDGVADAPNETTPHGPIFQVSAQFEQPRFLARDLRLQTSLTAERGLEQAYNFIGGRARAGVVWQPRADLSLSPTYNLELYNLRGQRGSVDQTTAPALVLGCRDTTTSDRCNISVSYLEQFIELNRRNDSLAPTQGYYASLSFQEGGKFLGGDYDFVRVLPDVRGYYTFGPSERFTLAARLRLGTLLTSVEGGVRTDSAIVNRFFSGGGASMRGFNSRRLSPMNVLNLDAEQPSDRVVPVGGNSLVETSVEVRARLISDLSLAVFHDSGLTGSGALTFGPRQDDPLKESGRIFGDYHYQAVGLGLRYNTVVGPIRLDVARRLNIGRPLPIFFSAPGQTTTIGTIGGLGDCFGLGVKKQTITGPDGTPRTVNVEREYAGAPEGLCTFFLSIGEAF, encoded by the coding sequence ATGTTGCCCCTCGTCACCGCGCTGGCCGTGACGGCCGGGTGTGCCCACCAGCGCGCCTCCCAGCCCCCGGAGCAGCCCCAGGTGGTCGCGCTCGACCTGAAGGGCACCGACCAGGTCAAGGCCTCCGACATCAAGGAGAAGATCCTCACCACCAAGACACCCTGGTGGCAGCGGCTCAACCCCTTCGGCAAGCCGAGCACCTTCGACCCCAACACCTGGCAGGCGGACCTCAAGCGCATCGTGCGCTACTACCAGGCCCAGGGCTTCTACGGCGCCCGCATCGAGTCCTCCCAGCAGGAGCCCCGGGGCGAGGACAAGGTGGCGCTGGAGGTGGTCATCAACGAGGGTGCCCCCACGCTCGTGGCGGCCGTGGAGGTGTCGGGCCTGGAGGAGCTGCCCGACGAGCACCGCAAGAAGGCGCTGGAGGGGCTGCCCGTCAAACAGGGCGAGGTCTTCCGCGAGGAGCAGTGGGCGGGCACCCAGGAGCAGATCCAAGCGCGGCTGCACGAGCTGGGCTACGCCGAGGCGGAGGTGGGCGGCGAGGTGCGGGTGGACCTGGCCACCCAGGGCGCCACGGTGGACATCCGGGCCAACCCGGGGCCGCGCTACCGCTTCGGCAACATCTTCGTGGCCACGGACGCCAACCCCCAGGTCAACCCCCGGCGCATCATCGAGCAGGCGCAGGGCTCGGTGAAGAAGGGCGAGTGGTTCACCGAGTCGGCGCTGTCCGAGGCCCAGGCACGCGTCTTCCGCATGGGCGTGTTCGGCGCGGTGAAGGTCAACCGGGGCGCGCCCGACCGGGAGGCGCGCACGGTGCCCGTGGTGGTGGACGTGCGCGAGGCGCCCTTCCGCTCGGTGCGCGCCGGTGGCGGTATCGGTCTGGACGCGGCCCGGCAGGAAATCCGCGTGCTCGGCGAGTGGACGCACCGCAACTTCCTCGGCGGCCTGCGCAAGCTCACGCTGACGAGCCGCGTGGGCTACGCCTTCATCCCCAACATCACCGCCGCCTTCGACCGGATCGACACGGACGGGGACGGCGTGGCCGACGCGCCCAACGAGACCACGCCCCACGGGCCCATCTTCCAGGTCTCCGCCCAGTTCGAGCAGCCCCGCTTCCTCGCGCGCGACCTGCGCCTGCAGACGTCCCTCACCGCCGAGCGCGGCCTGGAGCAGGCCTACAACTTCATCGGCGGCCGGGCGCGCGCCGGTGTCGTGTGGCAGCCCCGGGCGGACCTGTCCCTGTCCCCCACCTACAACCTGGAGCTCTACAACCTGCGGGGCCAGCGCGGCAGCGTGGACCAGACCACCGCGCCCGCGCTCGTGCTGGGCTGCCGCGACACCACCACCTCGGACCGGTGCAACATCTCGGTGAGCTACCTGGAGCAGTTCATCGAGCTCAACCGCCGCAACGACTCGCTCGCGCCCACCCAGGGCTACTACGCCTCGCTGTCCTTCCAGGAGGGCGGCAAGTTCCTCGGGGGCGACTACGACTTCGTGCGCGTGCTGCCGGACGTGCGCGGCTACTACACCTTCGGCCCCAGCGAGCGCTTCACCCTGGCGGCCCGGCTGCGCCTGGGCACGCTGCTCACCTCGGTGGAGGGCGGCGTGCGCACGGACAGCGCCATCGTCAACCGCTTCTTCTCCGGCGGCGGCGCCTCCATGCGCGGCTTCAACAGCCGCCGGCTCTCGCCCATGAACGTGCTCAACCTGGACGCCGAGCAGCCCTCGGACCGCGTCGTGCCCGTGGGCGGCAACAGCCTGGTGGAGACGAGCGTGGAGGTGCGCGCCCGGCTCATCTCGGACCTGTCGCTCGCCGTCTTCCACGACTCGGGCCTGACCGGCAGTGGCGCGCTCACCTTCGGTCCCCGCCAGGACGACCCGCTCAAGGAGAGCGGCCGCATCTTCGGCGACTATCACTACCAGGCCGTGGGCCTGGGGCTGCGCTACAACACCGTCGTCGGTCCCATCCGATTGGATGTGGCCCGGAGGTTGAATATCGGCAGACCACTGCCCATCTTCTTCAGCGCCCCCGGCCAGACGACCACCATCGGCACCATTGGTGGACTGGGTGACTGTTTCGGACTGGGAGTGAAGAAACAGACCATCACGGGCCCGGATGGCACGCCGCGGACCGTCAACGTGGAGAGGGAGTACGCGGGAGCCCCCGAGGGTCTTTGCACGTTCTTCCTCTCGATTGGAGAGGCGTTTTGA
- a CDS encoding 4-alpha-glucanotransferase — translation MASTGRVSGLLLPLFSVRSKTDFGIGDFGGLDGLFRWMAEARQRLLMLLPLLPTAPGDPSPYATRSAFGLNTLFIDLGSLPEFQATGGEAALSDEDKRLLAEARAAPRVRYDLVFKLKGAAFRRAYEHFERTEWPQGERARAFSAWRTEQGEWLESYALYTAISEERNHAPWWEWPAPLRDREPEALAAESARLERQVRYHAWLQWVAETQWNAVRQKAREHQVLLCGDEPFIIGQDSSDVWAHRDILRRDARLGVPPDDFSATGQDWGLPYFDFAQMEKGAYGWLKERARKAASYYDLRRVDHAVGYFRQWIRDDKTPTGRFVPDNEEAWRRQGEHHFRLLSEGAGIVAEDLGVVPPFVRAILKNLGLPGYRVMRWERDDGVYRDPHAFPAVSLATTGTHDTEPVADWWEAATDDERTGMARVYPEFQGVHVTREFSPDVHRATLASALNSGSDLCVLPWQDVLGTKDRINLPGSVGDANWGYRIAQNTEDLLTDARTREAAQKLGLLTASARR, via the coding sequence ATGGCATCCACCGGCCGCGTCTCAGGCCTTCTGCTCCCCCTGTTCTCCGTCCGCTCGAAGACCGATTTCGGTATCGGTGACTTCGGCGGTCTCGATGGTCTCTTCCGCTGGATGGCGGAGGCGCGTCAGCGGCTGCTGATGCTGCTGCCCCTCCTGCCCACCGCGCCGGGAGACCCGAGCCCCTACGCCACGCGCTCCGCGTTTGGCCTCAACACGCTGTTCATCGATCTGGGCAGCCTCCCCGAGTTCCAGGCCACCGGCGGCGAGGCGGCGCTGTCCGACGAGGACAAGCGGCTGCTCGCCGAGGCGCGCGCCGCGCCCCGGGTGCGCTACGACCTGGTCTTCAAGCTCAAGGGCGCCGCGTTCCGCCGGGCCTACGAGCACTTCGAGCGCACCGAGTGGCCCCAGGGCGAGCGCGCCCGGGCCTTCAGCGCCTGGAGGACGGAGCAGGGCGAGTGGCTGGAGAGCTACGCGCTCTACACGGCCATTTCCGAGGAGCGCAACCACGCCCCCTGGTGGGAGTGGCCCGCGCCGCTGCGCGACCGCGAGCCCGAGGCCCTCGCGGCCGAGTCGGCGCGGCTCGAGCGCCAGGTGCGCTACCACGCCTGGCTGCAGTGGGTGGCCGAGACGCAGTGGAACGCGGTGCGCCAGAAGGCGCGCGAGCACCAGGTGCTCCTGTGCGGCGACGAGCCCTTCATCATCGGCCAGGACAGCTCGGACGTGTGGGCCCACCGGGACATCCTGCGCCGCGACGCGCGCCTGGGCGTGCCCCCGGACGACTTCTCCGCCACGGGCCAGGACTGGGGCCTGCCCTACTTCGACTTCGCCCAGATGGAGAAGGGCGCCTACGGCTGGCTCAAGGAGCGCGCCAGGAAGGCCGCCAGCTACTACGACCTGCGCCGGGTGGACCACGCGGTGGGCTACTTCCGCCAGTGGATCCGCGACGACAAGACCCCCACGGGCCGCTTCGTGCCCGACAACGAGGAGGCCTGGCGGCGCCAGGGCGAGCACCACTTCCGCCTCTTGTCCGAGGGCGCCGGCATCGTGGCCGAGGACCTGGGCGTGGTGCCGCCCTTCGTGCGCGCCATCCTCAAGAACCTGGGCCTGCCCGGCTACCGGGTGATGCGCTGGGAGCGCGATGACGGGGTGTACCGCGACCCGCACGCCTTCCCCGCCGTGTCCCTGGCCACCACGGGCACGCACGACACCGAGCCCGTGGCCGACTGGTGGGAGGCCGCCACGGACGACGAGCGCACCGGCATGGCGCGCGTCTACCCGGAGTTCCAGGGCGTGCACGTCACGCGCGAGTTCTCCCCGGACGTGCACCGCGCCACGCTCGCCTCCGCGCTCAACTCGGGCAGCGACCTGTGCGTGCTGCCGTGGCAGGACGTGCTCGGCACCAAGGACCGCATCAACCTGCCGGGCTCGGTGGGGGACGCCAACTGGGGCTACCGCATCGCGCAGAACACCGAGGACCTGCTGACCGACGCGCGCACGCGCGAGGCCGCCCAGAAGCTGGGGCTGCTCACCGCGTCCGCCCGCCGCTAG
- a CDS encoding DNA-3-methyladenine glycosylase, with the protein MKLPLSFYARPALTVARELLGAHLVVEAESGRRVVRIVETEAYVGAHDLACHASKGRTPRTEVLFGPPGRAYVYLIYGMYHCFNVVTDTEGVAAAVLIRGAEPLEGLGAAVRTDGPGRLCRALGLSLAHNRWDLAHPPLYLEAGAPVPESQVARGPRVGVDYAGAWALEPFRLWVRGSQHVSRPPGRGSRESA; encoded by the coding sequence GTGAAACTGCCCCTGTCCTTCTACGCCCGTCCCGCGCTCACGGTGGCGCGCGAGCTCCTGGGCGCCCACCTGGTGGTGGAGGCCGAGTCGGGCCGACGCGTGGTGCGCATCGTGGAGACCGAGGCCTACGTGGGCGCGCACGACCTGGCCTGTCACGCGTCCAAGGGCCGCACCCCCCGCACCGAGGTGCTCTTCGGTCCCCCGGGGCGCGCCTACGTCTACCTCATCTACGGCATGTACCACTGCTTCAACGTGGTGACGGACACGGAGGGCGTGGCGGCGGCGGTGCTCATCCGCGGCGCCGAGCCGCTCGAGGGCCTGGGGGCGGCGGTGCGCACGGACGGGCCGGGGCGGCTGTGCCGGGCGCTGGGGCTGAGCCTCGCGCACAACCGCTGGGACCTGGCGCACCCGCCGCTCTACCTGGAGGCGGGCGCGCCCGTGCCCGAGTCCCAGGTGGCGCGCGGGCCCCGCGTGGGCGTGGACTACGCGGGGGCGTGGGCACTGGAGCCTTTTCGACTCTGGGTCCGTGGCAGTCAACACGTCAGCCGGCCCCCCGGTCGCGGGTCCCGCGAGTCCGCTTGA
- a CDS encoding RNA polymerase sigma factor has translation MSDEAVKEEDRQLVDRAQGGDISAFEALVDAHRDKVYGLALRMTRSEADAAEITQDTFFSAYQHLKEFRGDAAFGSWVHRIAANNALMRLRHRRVVQAAEGELQGPEFTERGSLSAYPTRDWSRDAEDRILDAELGLAIQRATARLPEGYREVFLLKDVEGLSYEQISEVTGNSIPAIKSRLHRARLALREAIDQFYNQGDTSG, from the coding sequence ATGTCCGACGAGGCCGTCAAGGAAGAGGACCGCCAGCTGGTGGACCGCGCCCAGGGGGGCGACATCAGCGCCTTCGAGGCCCTGGTGGATGCCCATCGCGACAAGGTGTACGGCCTGGCGCTGCGGATGACCCGCTCGGAGGCGGATGCCGCGGAGATCACCCAGGACACGTTCTTCTCCGCCTACCAGCACCTCAAGGAATTCCGGGGGGATGCCGCCTTCGGCTCCTGGGTGCACCGCATCGCGGCGAACAACGCCCTCATGCGGCTGCGCCACCGGCGCGTGGTGCAGGCGGCCGAGGGAGAGCTCCAGGGCCCGGAGTTCACCGAGCGGGGGAGCTTGAGCGCTTATCCCACCCGCGACTGGAGCCGGGACGCGGAGGACCGCATCCTGGACGCCGAGCTGGGGCTGGCCATCCAGCGGGCGACCGCCCGGCTGCCCGAGGGCTACCGGGAGGTGTTCCTCCTCAAGGACGTGGAGGGGCTGAGCTACGAGCAGATCTCCGAGGTGACGGGGAATTCCATCCCCGCCATCAAGAGCCGACTGCACCGGGCGCGGCTCGCCCTTCGCGAAGCCATCGACCAGTTCTACAATCAGGGCGACACGAGCGGGTGA
- a CDS encoding anti-sigma factor family protein, with the protein MYTCKDAINLLLNMLDGEMSPEERQHLREHLAGCSPCVDFLRTYRATPGLCRKALAEQMPKEVSAKLTEYLRARIKSAS; encoded by the coding sequence ATGTACACGTGTAAAGACGCCATCAACCTGCTGCTGAACATGCTCGACGGGGAGATGTCCCCGGAGGAGCGGCAGCACCTGCGCGAACACCTGGCGGGCTGTTCTCCCTGCGTGGACTTCCTTCGCACCTACCGGGCCACCCCGGGCTTGTGCCGCAAGGCGCTCGCCGAGCAGATGCCCAAGGAAGTGTCCGCCAAGCTCACCGAGTACCTGCGCGCGCGCATCAAGTCCGCCTCGTGA